Proteins co-encoded in one Marinobacter gudaonensis genomic window:
- a CDS encoding c-type cytochrome, with product MKRVLAAVLVLSGLTAGAVMASVEDEIRARIAPVGEVCLQGEECGSAAAPTETASAGPRSGSEVYDAVCMACHSTGAAGAPKIGDTAAWAPRVDKGLETLVSHAINGFNAMPAKGGCANCPDEEIQAAVEYMVEESQ from the coding sequence ATGAAGAGAGTCCTGGCTGCTGTGCTGGTCCTGTCGGGCCTGACAGCCGGCGCCGTAATGGCAAGTGTCGAAGACGAAATCCGTGCCCGTATCGCGCCGGTTGGGGAAGTGTGTCTGCAGGGCGAGGAGTGTGGCAGTGCCGCGGCGCCCACCGAAACCGCCAGTGCGGGTCCCCGTTCAGGCAGCGAAGTCTACGATGCGGTCTGCATGGCGTGCCACTCCACGGGAGCGGCCGGTGCGCCCAAGATTGGTGACACCGCCGCCTGGGCTCCGCGCGTCGACAAAGGCCTGGAAACCCTGGTCAGCCATGCCATCAACGGCTTCAACGCCATGCCGGCCAAGGGCGGTTGCGCAAACTGCCCGGATGAAGAAATTCAGGCGGCCGTTGAGTACATGGTCGAAGAAAGCCAGTAA
- a CDS encoding phospholipase A, with amino-acid sequence MAVAMAAPVVGLAQETPGTAIHTPEQCALIEDGIQRLACFDSLYPPEDRQAEAPEQVREAVERRAEQLAPNGRDLENTTNGTPSDDPDAGVMAALMEQYVAAEKAVFSFSGSFVGHRPTYILPATWVKEPNPTPSSPRLGTTAYDYDLEREEAKYQISFKVPLLTGLLDDRTTLWFGYTQTSFWQVYNQDDSAPFRETNYEPEVFLRYQADWDVGPGRLNGVTIGFNHQSNGQSEPRSRSWNRIVGTAAYSYDRWLFMVQPWYRIPENSSDDNSDIDRYLGYANYHAVYKLTEDRTFSLRLMNNLRSDNNKTSVEFGYSFPMGDTVKGYFQYYNGYGESLIDYNHRIQRFGIGIMLNDWL; translated from the coding sequence ATGGCAGTGGCTATGGCCGCCCCAGTAGTCGGCCTGGCCCAGGAAACTCCGGGCACGGCGATACACACCCCCGAGCAGTGCGCCCTGATTGAAGACGGCATTCAGCGACTCGCCTGTTTCGACAGCCTTTACCCGCCAGAGGATCGCCAGGCCGAGGCGCCCGAGCAGGTTCGTGAGGCCGTAGAACGTCGGGCCGAGCAATTGGCACCCAACGGGCGCGACCTTGAAAACACCACGAACGGGACGCCATCGGACGATCCCGACGCTGGCGTAATGGCGGCACTGATGGAACAGTACGTGGCTGCCGAAAAGGCGGTATTCTCGTTTTCCGGCAGTTTTGTGGGGCACCGGCCCACTTATATTCTGCCGGCTACCTGGGTGAAGGAGCCCAACCCCACGCCGTCCAGCCCGCGGCTCGGTACGACTGCCTACGACTACGACCTGGAGCGCGAGGAAGCGAAATACCAGATCAGTTTCAAGGTGCCTTTGCTGACCGGCCTGCTGGATGACCGGACAACCCTCTGGTTTGGCTATACCCAGACCTCGTTCTGGCAGGTCTACAACCAGGACGATTCGGCGCCTTTCCGGGAAACCAACTACGAGCCGGAAGTGTTCCTGCGCTACCAGGCCGACTGGGACGTGGGCCCCGGGCGGCTTAACGGGGTGACCATCGGTTTCAATCACCAGTCCAACGGCCAGTCCGAACCTCGCTCGCGCAGCTGGAACCGGATTGTCGGCACCGCGGCCTATAGCTATGACCGGTGGCTTTTCATGGTACAGCCCTGGTACCGGATTCCGGAAAACAGCAGTGACGATAACTCGGATATTGATCGGTACCTGGGCTACGCCAACTACCACGCGGTTTACAAGCTCACCGAAGACCGGACCTTTTCCCTGCGGCTGATGAACAACCTGCGGTCCGACAACAACAAGACGTCGGTTGAGTTCGGGTACAGCTTCCCCATGGGGGATACCGTCAAGGGATACTTCCAGTATTACAACGGCTATGGGGAGAGTCTGATTGACTATAACCACCGGATTCAGCGGTTCGGTATCGGGATTATGCTGAACGACTGGCTCTGA
- a CDS encoding phosphohexomutase domain-containing protein, translated as MDLSCFKAYDLRGRVPDQLNPVLAEKIGRAYVEITGARKVIVGYDIRLSSPDIAEALSSGLMAAGADVFDIGLCGTEQVYFATSHYQMDGGIMVTASHNPKDHNGMKMVGPQSRPISSDNGLNDIRDRVLEPFADAPEQGRYEPLEVMSAYVDHLLGYIDAASLSPMTIVCNAGNGGAGLVIDELEQHLPFEFVKVHHQPDGHFPNGVPNPILSENRTATADAVIEQGAAMGIAWDGDYDRCFFFDENGRFIEGYYIVGLLADQFLRKTGGGKVIHDPRLTWNTIDLVRAAGGQAIESKTGHAFIKQRMRDEDAVYGGEMSAHHYFRDFAYCDSGMIPWLLVAERLCQSGQTLSSLIDARIDAYPASGEINRTIDNPPKVIAAIEAKYSVGAKSVSHVDGVSIEFDDWRFNLRMSNTEPVVRLNVESRANIPLMEEKTEELLAEMQRLNEEG; from the coding sequence ATGGACCTGTCCTGCTTCAAGGCATACGACCTGCGTGGTCGTGTGCCTGACCAGCTCAACCCCGTTCTTGCCGAGAAAATCGGCCGCGCCTACGTCGAAATCACCGGCGCCAGAAAAGTCATTGTCGGTTACGACATCCGCCTCTCCAGCCCCGACATTGCCGAGGCGCTGAGCTCGGGCCTGATGGCCGCCGGGGCCGATGTCTTTGACATTGGCCTGTGCGGTACCGAGCAGGTGTACTTCGCCACCAGCCACTATCAGATGGACGGTGGCATCATGGTCACGGCCAGCCACAACCCGAAAGACCACAACGGCATGAAAATGGTCGGCCCCCAATCCCGGCCCATCAGTTCCGACAACGGCCTGAACGATATCCGGGATCGGGTATTGGAACCCTTCGCCGATGCACCGGAGCAGGGCCGGTATGAGCCGCTGGAGGTGATGAGCGCCTACGTGGATCATCTCCTGGGCTACATTGATGCTGCCTCTCTCAGCCCCATGACCATCGTCTGCAACGCCGGTAACGGCGGTGCCGGCCTGGTGATCGACGAGCTTGAGCAGCACCTGCCCTTTGAATTCGTGAAAGTGCACCATCAGCCAGACGGTCATTTTCCCAATGGTGTGCCCAATCCCATCCTTTCGGAAAACCGCACCGCCACGGCCGATGCGGTGATCGAACAGGGCGCCGCCATGGGTATCGCCTGGGATGGCGATTACGACCGCTGCTTCTTCTTCGACGAAAACGGTCGCTTCATCGAGGGCTACTACATTGTCGGCCTGCTGGCGGACCAGTTCCTGCGCAAGACCGGTGGTGGCAAGGTTATCCACGACCCCAGGCTGACCTGGAACACGATAGACCTGGTCCGGGCCGCCGGTGGCCAAGCCATCGAAAGCAAAACCGGCCACGCCTTCATCAAGCAGCGCATGCGCGACGAAGACGCCGTTTACGGTGGCGAAATGAGTGCCCACCATTACTTCCGGGATTTCGCCTACTGCGACAGCGGCATGATTCCCTGGCTGCTGGTTGCCGAACGCCTGTGCCAGTCCGGCCAGACCCTGTCGTCACTGATCGACGCAAGAATTGATGCCTACCCGGCCAGCGGTGAAATCAACCGCACCATCGACAATCCGCCCAAGGTTATCGCGGCGATCGAGGCCAAATACAGCGTCGGCGCCAAGAGCGTCAGCCACGTGGACGGCGTGAGCATCGAATTTGACGACTGGCGCTTCAACCTCCGGATGTCCAACACCGAACCGGTTGTGCGGCTGAATGTTGAATCAAGGGCGAATATTCCGTTGATGGAAGAGAAGACGGAAGAACTGTTGGCTGAAATGCAGAGGCTGAACGAAGAGGGCTAG